One window of Halopseudomonas maritima genomic DNA carries:
- a CDS encoding CheR family methyltransferase, giving the protein MQTTQNWSLQQLPDMDTQQFRQWQTLLEARTGVCVSDQRKTFLQTSLGARMRELNLRDYQAYYEHVTQGAAGAVEWSALIDHLTVRETSFMRHRPSFDAVGRHLDRLLEGRPADRPLQLWSVGCASGEEAYSLAVMAEQSLRKAKASASYGIWATDISLKALEQGRTAIYSGHRLGGLNERERREWLQPLANDKHEVAYGLRDRVCFSRLNILELAQAPIQDLDIIFCQNLLIYFRRWRRRDLLNLLARRLAPGGMLVIGLGEIMDWNNPLLERLPDDQVQAYVRRDSIERLE; this is encoded by the coding sequence GTGCAGACAACGCAAAACTGGTCGCTGCAGCAGCTGCCGGACATGGACACGCAGCAGTTTCGACAGTGGCAGACATTGCTCGAGGCGCGCACTGGCGTGTGCGTCAGCGATCAGCGCAAGACCTTTCTGCAAACCAGCCTGGGCGCGCGTATGCGCGAGCTGAACCTGCGTGACTACCAGGCCTACTACGAGCATGTGACCCAAGGCGCCGCCGGGGCCGTGGAGTGGTCTGCACTGATCGATCACCTGACCGTGCGTGAAACCAGCTTCATGCGCCATCGCCCGTCCTTCGATGCGGTTGGTCGCCACCTCGACCGGCTGCTGGAAGGCCGCCCGGCAGATCGGCCGCTGCAGCTGTGGAGCGTGGGTTGCGCCAGCGGCGAGGAGGCCTACTCGCTGGCGGTGATGGCCGAGCAGAGTCTGCGCAAGGCCAAGGCGTCGGCCAGCTACGGCATTTGGGCCACCGACATCAGTCTCAAGGCGCTGGAGCAGGGGCGTACTGCCATCTATTCCGGGCACCGGCTTGGCGGGCTGAACGAGCGCGAACGACGCGAGTGGTTGCAGCCGCTGGCCAACGACAAACACGAAGTGGCGTACGGTCTACGTGACCGGGTCTGCTTTTCTCGTCTGAACATTCTTGAACTGGCCCAGGCTCCGATTCAGGACCTGGATATCATCTTCTGCCAGAACCTGCTCATCTACTTCCGTCGCTGGCGTCGTCGCGACCTGCTGAACCTGCTGGCCAGACGCCTGGCTCCGGGTGGCATGCTGGTAATCGGACTGGGTGAAATCATGGACTGGAATAATCCCCTGCTCGAGCGTTTGCCTGATGATCAGGTACAGGCCTATGTGCGCCGGGATAGCATTGAACGTCTGGAGTGA
- a CDS encoding Hpt domain-containing protein, producing MGDRHDYVALDWVKGEISETLNQARQALEAFVENPEDSTRLRFCLTYIHQVHGTLQMVEFYGAALLAEEMEQLAQALMNGSVGREGEALEILMQAILQMPAYLDRVQSGRRDLPMVLLPLLNDMRTARGDKLLTENALFSPELEGSDSPAESDDLADLSDEHTVRQLRKLRQALQMAQAGVIRGQDVPLNSRHLRNVFARLEALCQGAPYGRLWAIFAGVAEGLELGSIENGAAVRQLLRQADQELRQLMGRGASALQSNPPRELLRNLLFYVAKSADGSPRLDALKERYQLKGTWTDEQRAAGDRLVGPDREAMQSVALALGEELLQVKDQLDLFVRSDRTQLEGLENLQPVMKRIADTLAMLGLGQPRRVLLEQIDQVGRLLSGASAMTDAALMDVAGGMLYVEASLQGILGLERNEQGESLDGDMQRLAAAQDIVQVHQLVVQEARNALEETREAVNAFIANQWDHSQLAPIDDLLNSVRGGLSMVPLTRAAAAVAACRRYIREQLVARQQVPDWTSLDALADVITCVDYYLERLAEDDADRGDSILDVAEERLQLLGYHPDQLPAEPADVGQDDSVELSEDAGTELAASQAVADTPEPEPEPEPVDAAEPPAAEPSRAAALSDDSDDDELDPELVEIFVEEAGEVLDTLSEFTPQWQADLDDAKALGEVRRAFHTLKGSGRMVQAGVLAELAWSVENMLNRVMDRSITASPALFRVVNEVRALMPQLVEDFAAGQQRPLPDIERLAADADALARGDTPTLDALPVEAGEPELLDAAPAEDTLITEAEAEAEAEAEAEAEAEAEAEAEAEAEAEAEAEAEAEAEAEAEAEAEAEAEAEAEAEAEAEADGMAPQPLDVAALDDVLPLDSAPADEPLGQTPQAQDWSEALPAADEDHPLDVAPTEDTLSPEPEPEPEPEPEPEPEPEPEPEPEPEPELAAAGGMDPVLLDIFRNETRTHIDQINAYLGECREYGLPRALSDALQRALHTLKGSAHMAGVQPIAVLASPLEKLCKEFKANLVSADAALVDLLTDAVTLFEQGLQQLAYDPHAPIAGTDDFLQRLQQRHQQGLMARETARGELEAGDSADLMSIFLTEGIDLLLDVSDELSMRQTGASLELDSDALGQALGALVEVAGEVELGPLEQLADTLQQVHERLHGGLLLLDETVLLALTDGHERLINMMDQVAAHQHLLPASHELQALQALIPGGVEAATAPVSASMLDSGTWNPAQAGTDAELVDIFLEEAQEIIDSASGSLQQWIADTGNTIAVEALQRDLHTLKGGARMAEIRPVGDLAHEMEFVYEGLCDQRYQPSPGLIALLHACHDALADMVEGVVAGRPISDGAALIAAINGFRKNPGQEPALPGSGVEPEAPVMAAAPVPAASPVLPGMLAMFVEEARELLAPCQTLLLEHGDNPASAAELLHRVETLKGSARLAGQQALADQAKQLESALHGGLASAAQLTALQQAVDALALGADWTAPAQPSVALAPTPLVPAETAPAAAVVSDGPSLAEVNGLLREAMEASSPGRADASKRSASQESVKVSANLLEELVNLAGETSIFRGRIEQQVSDVGHLLEDVESTIERVRDQLRRLDMETQAQILSRHQDEMGAGYEDFDPLEMDQYSQLQQLSRSLFESASDLLDLKETLATKSRDAETLLLQQARVNTELQEGLMRTRMVPFERLLPRLRRVVRQVAGELGKQVELVVGNAEGEMDRSVLERMIGPLEHMLRNSVDHGIEQPQVRGQAGKAPEGRIWLDLAREGGEIVLTLKDDGAGIRLDAVRSKAIERGLMDADAELTDQEVLQFILEAGFSTAEKVTQISGRGVGMDVVNAEVKQLGGNMVLSTDPGAGTTFVIRLPFTVSVNRALMVYSGEDLYAIPLNTIEGIVRVSGYELEAYYAPDAPPFEYAGKTYDLRYLGDLLVTGQQPKLTGHSLPLPVILVRGTEHSVAVQVDALAGSREIVVKNLGRQFAVVPGISGATILGDGRVVVILDLLAVIRAQQALHAQQQLATERVGDSGQYEEQRPTLVMVVDDSITVRKVTTRLLERNGMEVVTAKDGVDAIAKLQDITPDIMLLDIEMPRMDGFEVATLVRHDEQLSQLPIIMITSRTGEKHRERALSIGVNEYLGKPYQEAQLLEVIAELVAAGD from the coding sequence ATGGGTGATCGGCATGATTATGTCGCGCTTGACTGGGTTAAGGGCGAGATATCCGAAACGCTAAATCAGGCGCGACAGGCACTTGAAGCCTTTGTCGAAAACCCTGAAGACTCGACTCGTCTGCGCTTCTGCCTGACCTATATTCATCAGGTCCACGGCACACTGCAGATGGTCGAGTTCTACGGTGCAGCGCTGCTGGCCGAGGAAATGGAGCAACTGGCCCAGGCGCTGATGAATGGCAGCGTTGGCCGCGAAGGCGAAGCGCTGGAAATTCTCATGCAGGCGATCCTGCAGATGCCAGCATACCTGGATCGCGTGCAGAGCGGTCGGCGTGATTTGCCGATGGTGCTGCTGCCGCTGCTCAACGATATGCGCACGGCCCGCGGCGACAAGCTGCTGACCGAAAACGCACTGTTCAGCCCTGAGCTGGAGGGGAGCGACAGCCCGGCCGAAAGCGACGACCTGGCCGACCTGAGCGACGAGCACACCGTGCGCCAGCTGCGCAAACTGCGTCAGGCGCTGCAGATGGCGCAGGCCGGCGTAATCCGCGGCCAGGATGTGCCCCTCAATAGCCGCCACCTGCGCAATGTGTTTGCCCGCCTTGAAGCGCTGTGCCAGGGCGCACCCTATGGCCGCCTGTGGGCGATCTTCGCCGGCGTGGCCGAAGGGCTGGAACTGGGGAGTATTGAGAACGGCGCCGCTGTGCGCCAGTTGCTGCGCCAGGCCGACCAGGAACTGCGCCAGCTGATGGGGCGTGGTGCCAGCGCCCTGCAGAGCAACCCGCCGCGCGAACTGTTACGCAACCTGCTGTTTTACGTAGCCAAGAGCGCCGACGGCAGCCCACGGCTGGATGCGCTGAAAGAGCGCTATCAGCTCAAGGGCACCTGGACCGATGAGCAGCGCGCCGCTGGTGACCGCCTGGTTGGTCCGGATCGCGAGGCCATGCAATCGGTAGCGCTGGCGCTCGGTGAAGAGTTACTGCAGGTCAAGGATCAGCTGGACCTGTTTGTGCGCAGCGACCGCACTCAGCTGGAGGGGCTGGAAAACCTGCAGCCGGTCATGAAACGTATCGCCGACACCCTGGCGATGCTTGGCCTGGGACAGCCGCGTCGGGTGCTGCTGGAGCAGATCGATCAGGTCGGCCGCTTGCTCAGTGGCGCGTCCGCCATGACAGACGCCGCGTTGATGGATGTCGCCGGTGGCATGCTCTATGTCGAGGCCAGCCTGCAGGGCATTCTCGGCCTGGAGCGCAACGAGCAGGGCGAGTCGCTGGATGGCGACATGCAGCGCCTGGCTGCCGCACAAGACATAGTCCAGGTGCACCAGCTGGTGGTGCAGGAAGCACGCAACGCGCTGGAAGAGACCCGCGAAGCCGTAAATGCCTTTATCGCCAATCAATGGGATCACAGCCAGCTGGCGCCCATCGATGACCTGCTTAATAGCGTGCGCGGCGGGCTTTCGATGGTGCCGCTGACGCGTGCCGCCGCCGCTGTTGCCGCCTGCCGTCGCTATATCCGTGAGCAACTGGTGGCTCGGCAGCAAGTGCCGGATTGGACCTCGCTGGATGCTCTGGCCGACGTTATCACCTGCGTTGACTACTACCTTGAGCGTCTGGCCGAAGACGATGCCGACCGTGGTGACAGCATTCTGGATGTGGCTGAAGAGCGCCTGCAATTGCTTGGCTATCACCCGGATCAACTGCCGGCGGAGCCCGCCGATGTGGGGCAGGACGACAGCGTGGAGCTGTCCGAGGACGCCGGAACCGAACTGGCAGCATCGCAGGCTGTAGCAGATACTCCCGAGCCCGAGCCCGAGCCCGAGCCCGTCGACGCCGCAGAGCCACCAGCTGCCGAGCCAAGTCGCGCCGCCGCCCTCAGCGATGACAGCGACGATGACGAGCTGGACCCTGAACTGGTCGAGATTTTTGTTGAGGAAGCCGGCGAAGTGCTGGACACCCTCAGCGAGTTTACCCCGCAGTGGCAGGCCGATCTGGATGACGCCAAGGCCTTGGGCGAAGTGCGTCGTGCCTTCCACACCCTCAAGGGCAGCGGGCGGATGGTGCAGGCCGGGGTGTTGGCCGAGTTGGCCTGGTCGGTCGAGAACATGCTCAACCGAGTTATGGATCGCAGCATCACGGCAAGCCCGGCGCTGTTCCGGGTGGTCAACGAAGTCCGCGCCTTGATGCCGCAGCTGGTTGAGGATTTTGCTGCTGGCCAGCAGCGTCCGCTGCCGGATATCGAGCGCCTGGCCGCCGACGCCGACGCGCTGGCGCGTGGAGATACTCCCACGCTTGATGCCTTACCGGTAGAAGCCGGTGAACCGGAACTGCTTGACGCGGCGCCCGCCGAGGACACACTGATTACCGAAGCCGAAGCCGAAGCCGAAGCCGAAGCCGAAGCCGAAGCCGAAGCCGAAGCCGAAGCCGAAGCCGAAGCCGAAGCCGAAGCCGAAGCCGAAGCCGAAGCCGAAGCCGAAGCCGAAGCCGAAGCCGAAGCCGAAGCCGAAGCCGAAGCCGAAGCCGAAGCCGAAGCCGAAGCCGAAGCCGAAGCCGACGGGATGGCGCCGCAGCCGCTGGATGTCGCGGCGCTGGACGATGTGCTGCCGCTCGACAGCGCGCCAGCTGACGAGCCCCTCGGGCAGACGCCGCAGGCCCAGGACTGGAGCGAGGCGTTGCCTGCTGCAGACGAAGACCACCCGCTTGACGTTGCTCCGACCGAGGACACCCTGTCGCCAGAGCCAGAGCCAGAGCCAGAGCCAGAGCCAGAGCCAGAGCCAGAGCCAGAGCCAGAGCCAGAGCCAGAGCCAGAGCCAGAGCTGGCAGCTGCCGGTGGCATGGACCCGGTGCTGCTGGATATCTTCCGCAACGAAACCCGCACGCATATCGACCAGATCAACGCGTATCTGGGCGAGTGCCGCGAGTACGGCCTGCCGCGCGCGCTCAGCGACGCGCTGCAGCGTGCCCTGCATACGCTCAAGGGCAGTGCGCACATGGCTGGGGTACAACCCATCGCCGTATTGGCCAGCCCGCTGGAAAAACTGTGCAAGGAGTTCAAGGCCAATCTGGTGTCAGCCGACGCCGCACTGGTCGATCTGCTGACTGACGCGGTGACCCTGTTCGAACAGGGGCTGCAGCAACTGGCGTACGACCCGCATGCACCCATTGCCGGCACCGACGACTTCCTGCAGCGCCTGCAGCAGCGCCACCAGCAGGGTCTGATGGCGCGAGAAACAGCGCGTGGCGAGCTGGAGGCCGGCGACAGCGCTGACCTGATGTCGATCTTCCTGACCGAGGGCATCGACCTGTTGCTGGACGTCAGTGACGAGCTCTCGATGCGCCAGACCGGGGCATCGCTTGAGCTGGACAGCGACGCTCTGGGCCAGGCGTTGGGCGCGCTGGTGGAGGTTGCCGGCGAGGTGGAGCTTGGCCCGCTGGAACAACTCGCCGACACGTTGCAGCAGGTCCACGAACGCCTGCATGGTGGGCTGTTGCTACTGGACGAGACGGTGCTACTGGCGTTGACTGATGGCCATGAGCGACTGATCAACATGATGGATCAGGTTGCCGCGCACCAGCACCTGTTGCCCGCCAGTCACGAGCTGCAGGCCTTGCAGGCGTTGATCCCTGGCGGCGTCGAAGCCGCCACGGCCCCAGTGTCAGCCAGCATGCTCGATAGCGGCACCTGGAACCCGGCTCAAGCCGGTACCGATGCCGAGCTGGTCGATATCTTCCTGGAAGAGGCGCAGGAAATTATCGACAGTGCCAGCGGCAGCCTGCAGCAGTGGATTGCCGACACCGGTAATACCATCGCAGTCGAGGCGTTGCAGCGTGATCTGCACACCCTCAAGGGCGGCGCGCGGATGGCCGAGATCCGGCCGGTGGGCGATCTGGCCCACGAAATGGAGTTTGTTTACGAAGGTCTGTGTGATCAGCGTTACCAGCCCAGCCCGGGGCTAATCGCCCTGTTGCATGCTTGCCACGATGCGCTGGCAGATATGGTCGAGGGCGTGGTTGCTGGTCGTCCGATCAGTGACGGCGCCGCGCTGATTGCTGCCATCAATGGGTTCCGCAAGAACCCTGGGCAAGAGCCTGCGTTGCCCGGCAGTGGCGTGGAGCCGGAAGCACCTGTGATGGCTGCTGCGCCAGTACCAGCGGCCAGTCCGGTGCTGCCGGGCATGCTGGCGATGTTTGTAGAAGAGGCGCGCGAACTGCTGGCGCCCTGTCAGACGTTGCTGCTGGAGCATGGTGATAATCCGGCCTCGGCAGCAGAGCTGCTGCACCGCGTTGAAACCCTCAAGGGCAGTGCACGCCTGGCGGGTCAGCAAGCCTTGGCCGATCAGGCGAAGCAGTTGGAAAGTGCCTTGCATGGCGGGTTGGCCAGCGCAGCGCAGCTGACAGCGCTGCAGCAAGCCGTAGACGCGCTGGCATTGGGTGCCGACTGGACGGCCCCGGCGCAGCCATCGGTAGCCCTCGCGCCGACACCATTGGTACCGGCCGAGACAGCACCTGCGGCCGCCGTGGTAAGCGATGGCCCCTCGCTGGCCGAGGTGAATGGTCTGTTGCGCGAGGCGATGGAAGCCAGCAGCCCTGGCCGTGCGGATGCCAGCAAGCGCAGCGCCAGCCAGGAAAGCGTCAAGGTATCGGCCAATCTGCTGGAGGAGCTGGTCAACCTGGCCGGTGAAACCTCCATCTTCCGTGGCCGTATCGAGCAGCAGGTGAGCGATGTCGGGCACCTGCTCGAAGACGTTGAAAGCACCATCGAGCGGGTACGTGACCAGTTGCGTCGCCTCGATATGGAAACCCAGGCGCAGATTCTGTCGCGCCACCAGGACGAGATGGGCGCTGGCTACGAAGACTTTGACCCGCTGGAAATGGACCAGTACTCACAGTTGCAGCAGTTGTCGCGCTCGCTGTTCGAGTCTGCCTCCGACTTGCTGGACCTGAAGGAAACCCTGGCGACCAAGAGCCGCGACGCTGAAACCCTGTTGTTGCAGCAGGCGCGGGTCAACACCGAGCTGCAGGAAGGCCTGATGCGCACGCGCATGGTGCCCTTCGAGCGCTTGCTGCCGCGCTTGCGCCGTGTTGTCCGCCAGGTGGCCGGTGAGCTCGGCAAGCAGGTGGAGCTGGTGGTCGGCAACGCCGAGGGCGAAATGGACCGCAGCGTGCTGGAGCGCATGATCGGGCCGCTGGAGCACATGCTGCGCAACTCGGTGGATCATGGTATCGAGCAGCCGCAGGTGCGCGGCCAGGCCGGCAAGGCACCGGAAGGTCGCATCTGGCTGGATCTGGCGCGTGAGGGTGGCGAGATTGTCCTGACCCTCAAGGACGACGGCGCCGGTATTCGTCTGGATGCCGTACGCAGCAAGGCGATCGAGCGTGGCCTGATGGACGCCGACGCGGAGCTGACCGATCAGGAAGTGCTGCAGTTTATTCTCGAAGCCGGTTTTTCCACTGCCGAGAAGGTCACCCAGATTTCCGGCCGCGGGGTCGGTATGGATGTGGTCAACGCCGAGGTCAAGCAGTTGGGCGGCAACATGGTCCTGAGCACAGACCCGGGTGCCGGCACCACCTTTGTTATCCGTCTGCCCTTCACCGTGTCAGTCAACCGCGCATTGATGGTGTACTCCGGTGAAGACCTGTACGCGATTCCGCTGAACACCATTGAAGGGATCGTACGGGTGTCCGGCTACGAGCTGGAAGCCTACTACGCGCCGGATGCACCGCCCTTCGAGTACGCCGGCAAGACCTACGACCTGCGCTATCTGGGAGACCTGCTGGTCACCGGCCAGCAGCCCAAACTGACCGGTCACAGCCTGCCGCTGCCGGTCATTCTGGTACGCGGTACCGAGCATAGTGTGGCGGTGCAGGTTGATGCCCTGGCCGGCTCGCGGGAGATCGTGGTGAAAAACCTCGGCAGGCAGTTCGCCGTGGTGCCGGGTATCTCTGGCGCCACCATCCTCGGCGACGGCCGCGTGGTGGTGATTCTCGATCTGCTGGCGGTGATTCGTGCGCAGCAGGCGCTGCACGCGCAGCAGCAGCTGGCGACTGAGCGTGTGGGTGATAGCGGGCAGTATGAAGAGCAGCGGCCAACGCTGGTGATGGTGGTGGATGATTCCATCACCGTACGCAAGGTGACCACGCGGCTGCTGGAGCGTAACGGCATGGAAGTGGTGACCGCCAAGGATGGGGTTGATGCCATCGCCAAGCTGCAGGACATCACGCCAGACATCATGTTGCTGGACATCGAGATGCCGCGCATGGACGGCTTTGAGGTGGCTACCCTGGTGCGTCACGATGAACAGCTGTCGCAGCTGCCGATCATCATGATCACCTCGCGTACCGGTGAGAAGCACCGTGAGCGCGCGCTGTCTATCGGGGTCAACGAGTACCTTGGCAAGCCCTACCAGGAAGCCCAGTTGCTGGAGGTGATTGCCGAGCTGGTAGCTGCGGGTGACTGA
- a CDS encoding chemotaxis protein CheB, with the protein MTETTPAIALLAGQAGQRQRLAQVLADFGYAVVFADEPASLDAGALAQVQTDAWLLELAEDSPLTDWLLEHSAVPVLLGAGEIPAEESEDYPRWQRRLYGKLLPLLGEPATGQAPGLPSPLVPAVRPQPAPCVWVLGASLGGPAAVKTFLDCLPADLPVAFIYAQHIDAGFEQQLPQILGRQNDWRILNCQPGAHLQAGEVLVAPIARRLAFGVDGEVLLSDAPWPGPYRPSIAAVLDAVCDGFSPACGAIIFSGMGEDGVEACGRMRRQGIEVWTQDADSASCSTMPEAVRAAGFSQRQGNPAQLAQALQHWLRQEWSALAG; encoded by the coding sequence GTGACTGAGACCACCCCGGCTATAGCGCTACTGGCTGGGCAGGCCGGCCAGCGCCAGCGCTTGGCGCAGGTGCTGGCGGACTTTGGCTACGCGGTGGTATTTGCCGATGAGCCGGCGAGCCTGGATGCCGGCGCACTGGCGCAGGTGCAGACTGACGCCTGGCTGCTGGAACTGGCTGAAGACTCGCCGTTGACCGACTGGCTGCTGGAGCATAGTGCCGTGCCCGTGTTGCTGGGTGCCGGCGAGATTCCCGCCGAGGAGAGCGAAGACTACCCCCGTTGGCAGCGGCGCCTGTATGGCAAACTGTTGCCGCTGCTGGGCGAGCCAGCGACTGGCCAGGCGCCAGGCCTGCCAAGCCCGCTGGTGCCTGCTGTGCGGCCGCAGCCGGCACCATGCGTCTGGGTGCTGGGCGCCTCGCTGGGCGGGCCGGCCGCGGTCAAGACCTTTCTCGATTGTCTGCCGGCTGACTTGCCGGTCGCTTTTATCTACGCGCAGCATATTGATGCCGGCTTTGAGCAGCAATTACCGCAGATTCTCGGCCGGCAGAACGACTGGCGCATCCTCAATTGCCAGCCGGGTGCGCACCTGCAAGCCGGCGAAGTGCTGGTTGCCCCGATTGCCCGCCGCCTGGCGTTTGGTGTCGATGGTGAGGTGCTGCTCAGCGACGCGCCCTGGCCCGGCCCCTATCGGCCTTCCATCGCGGCGGTGCTGGATGCGGTGTGCGATGGCTTCAGTCCGGCCTGTGGTGCGATTATCTTCAGCGGCATGGGCGAGGATGGGGTTGAGGCCTGCGGGCGCATGCGCCGTCAGGGTATCGAGGTGTGGACCCAGGACGCCGACAGCGCCAGTTGCTCAACCATGCCAGAGGCGGTGCGAGCCGCTGGCTTCAGCCAGCGTCAGGGCAACCCGGCACAGCTGGCGCAGGCGCTGCAGCATTGGCTGCGGCAGGAGTGGTCGGCGTTGGCCGGCTAG
- a CDS encoding chemotaxis protein CheW has translation MSEALESINGLIVPLLNDPLLLPNVAVAELVGYRLSQAANQGPEWFLGWTQWRDQPVPMVDLDALRAQGGEPADGAQPRTLILNALGGSGAHFIGLRVWGIPRSRRLLREELQSLEGPSSYQLQRVSVSDEPQPLLIPDLLAVERALEQAGLLRRAS, from the coding sequence ATGTCTGAGGCGCTGGAGAGTATCAATGGTTTGATCGTGCCGCTGCTGAACGATCCGCTGCTGCTGCCAAACGTGGCGGTGGCCGAGCTGGTTGGCTACCGCCTGAGTCAGGCGGCTAATCAGGGGCCGGAGTGGTTCCTCGGCTGGACCCAGTGGCGCGACCAGCCGGTGCCGATGGTTGATCTTGATGCGTTGCGCGCCCAGGGAGGCGAACCGGCCGACGGCGCCCAGCCGCGCACCTTGATTCTGAACGCCCTGGGCGGCAGTGGTGCGCACTTTATTGGTTTGCGGGTGTGGGGGATTCCCCGTTCACGGCGACTGCTGCGCGAGGAGCTGCAGAGTCTTGAAGGGCCGTCCAGCTACCAGTTGCAGCGCGTCAGCGTAAGTGACGAGCCGCAGCCGCTGCTGATTCCCGATTTGCTGGCCGTGGAGCGGGCGCTGGAGCAGGCGGGCTTGCTGCGCCGTGCGTCCTGA
- a CDS encoding ATP-binding protein, with translation MVTLFSQVLTLLYLLSNEDLLVDRQYSHGTAMLVRAYWASGPAARHDIEEMTGIRIMVPEQVPQGEVHWPYSGIFTHQLRDELGDQTEVRVQTQNQPAIWIHQPIYGNYWLKVPLYAHPLRGQRIWLVVTWLALIGMLSTAAAWLLVRQLNHPLKMLERAAQRIGRGQTVRLLDTSGPSEISEVYRTFNQMSQDVEQANRDRTMLLAGVSHDLRTPLTRMRLSTELLSDAEPELTDGMIRDIEDMDAILEQFMSYIRDGSAEPSEQADINELIREVVAPLNSNGEVVRLFLAEVPSLNLRRLSMKRVLINLIDNALVHGGSGVEVCTYLHNQDGQRLLTVSVLDRGPGVEALENDALFSPFIRGDQARSTKGTGLGLAIVKRITDSHGARVQLLNRVGGGTEARLSFVVPA, from the coding sequence ATGGTCACCCTGTTCTCACAGGTGTTGACCCTGTTGTACCTGCTGAGCAACGAAGACCTGCTGGTCGACCGGCAGTACAGCCATGGCACCGCCATGCTGGTACGCGCTTACTGGGCCAGCGGCCCGGCTGCGCGCCACGATATCGAGGAAATGACCGGTATCCGCATCATGGTGCCCGAACAGGTGCCCCAGGGCGAAGTGCACTGGCCCTACTCCGGCATCTTCACCCACCAGCTGCGTGACGAGCTAGGCGACCAGACCGAGGTCCGGGTGCAGACCCAAAACCAGCCCGCGATCTGGATTCATCAACCAATTTACGGCAACTACTGGCTCAAGGTGCCACTCTACGCGCATCCGCTGCGTGGTCAGCGGATCTGGCTGGTGGTGACCTGGCTGGCGCTGATCGGCATGCTGTCGACCGCAGCAGCCTGGCTGCTGGTACGCCAGCTGAACCATCCTCTGAAAATGCTGGAGCGCGCCGCCCAGCGCATCGGCCGCGGGCAGACTGTGCGCTTGCTGGATACCAGCGGCCCCTCGGAGATTTCCGAGGTGTACCGCACGTTCAACCAGATGTCGCAGGACGTCGAGCAGGCCAACCGCGACCGCACCATGCTGCTGGCTGGCGTGTCCCATGACCTGCGCACGCCCCTGACCCGCATGCGCCTGTCTACCGAGCTGCTGTCCGACGCCGAACCCGAGCTGACCGACGGCATGATCCGGGATATCGAAGACATGGACGCCATTCTCGAGCAGTTCATGAGCTACATCCGCGACGGCAGCGCCGAGCCCAGCGAGCAGGCGGATATCAACGAGCTGATACGTGAGGTGGTGGCGCCGCTGAATAGTAACGGCGAGGTGGTGCGCCTGTTTCTGGCCGAGGTACCCAGCCTGAACCTGCGGCGGCTGTCGATGAAGCGAGTGCTGATCAACCTGATCGACAACGCACTGGTCCACGGCGGCAGCGGTGTGGAGGTGTGCACCTATCTGCACAACCAGGACGGCCAGCGGCTACTGACGGTCAGTGTGCTGGATCGCGGGCCGGGCGTTGAAGCGCTGGAAAACGATGCCCTGTTCAGCCCGTTCATCCGTGGCGACCAGGCCCGCTCGACCAAGGGCACCGGGCTGGGGTTGGCCATCGTTAAACGCATTACCGACAGCCACGGCGCCCGTGTGCAGTTGCTCAACCGGGTGGGTGGCGGTACCGAGGCACGGCTGAGCTTTGTAGTCCCTGCCTGA
- the ompR gene encoding osmolarity response regulator transcription factor OmpR gives MTGEGEKILIVDDDVRLRRLLERFLGEQGYRVRAVEDVAQMDRLLAREIYSLIVLDLMLPGEDGMSACARLRAEGNTTPIIMLTAKGDETSRIQGLEIGADDYLPKPFNPRELVARMKAVLRRQAPQVPGAPSADDDQVSFGEFTLNLATRELTRGNEVNMLTTGEFAVLKALVRHPREPLTRDKLMQLARGREWDALERSIDVQISRLRRMLEPDPSKPRYIQTVWGVGYVFVPDGQST, from the coding sequence ATGACAGGCGAAGGCGAAAAAATCCTGATTGTCGATGACGACGTACGGCTGCGGCGACTGCTTGAGCGCTTTTTGGGCGAGCAAGGCTATCGGGTTCGGGCTGTCGAGGATGTCGCCCAGATGGATCGCCTGCTGGCCCGCGAAATCTACTCACTGATCGTCCTCGACCTGATGCTGCCCGGCGAAGACGGCATGAGCGCCTGCGCCCGCCTGCGCGCCGAGGGCAACACCACGCCGATCATCATGCTGACCGCCAAGGGCGACGAAACCAGCCGCATTCAAGGCCTGGAGATCGGCGCTGACGACTATCTGCCCAAACCCTTCAACCCGCGTGAACTGGTCGCGCGCATGAAAGCGGTGTTGCGCCGTCAGGCGCCGCAGGTGCCGGGTGCGCCCAGCGCCGACGATGATCAGGTCAGCTTTGGTGAGTTCACGCTCAATCTGGCCACCCGCGAGCTGACCCGAGGCAATGAGGTCAACATGCTGACCACCGGGGAGTTCGCCGTGCTCAAGGCGCTGGTACGCCACCCGCGTGAACCGCTGACCCGCGACAAGCTGATGCAGCTGGCCCGCGGCCGTGAGTGGGATGCGCTGGAGCGCTCGATCGACGTACAGATTTCTCGCCTGCGCCGCATGCTGGAGCCCGATCCATCCAAGCCGCGCTATATCCAGACCGTCTGGGGCGTGGGTTACGTCTTTGTGCCGGACGGCCAGAGTACGTGA